The following coding sequences lie in one Klebsiella huaxiensis genomic window:
- the pntA gene encoding Re/Si-specific NAD(P)(+) transhydrogenase subunit alpha: MRIGVPKERLAQETRAAATPKTVEQLLKLGFNVAVESGAGKLASFDDEAFVEAGAEIVSGNDVWQSDVILKVNAPDDDEIPLLNPGTTLISFIWPAQNPQLMEKLAARNINVMAMDSVPRISRAQSLDALSSMANIAGYRAIVEAAHQFGRFFTGQITAAGKVPPAKVMVIGAGVAGLAAIGAANSLGAIVRAFDTRPEVKEQVQSMGAEFLELDFKEEAGSGDGYAKVMSEAFIKAEMALFAAQAKDVDIIVTTALIPGKPAPKLITREMVDSMKPGSVVVDLASQNGGNCEYTVSGQVVTTANGVKIIGYTDLPGRLPTQSSQLYGTNLVNLLKLLCKEKDGNVVIDFDDVVIRGVTVVREGEVTWPAPPIQVSAQPQAAAKKVEAPKAEAKPSSPLRKYALMALAIILFGWLASVAPKEFLGHFTVFALSCVVGYYVVWNVSHALHTPLMSVTNAISGIIVVGALLQIGHGGWVSFLSFIAVLIASINIFGGFTVTQRMLKMFRKG; this comes from the coding sequence ATGCGTATTGGTGTACCAAAAGAGAGACTAGCCCAGGAAACCCGGGCAGCCGCCACGCCGAAAACGGTGGAGCAACTGCTGAAACTCGGGTTTAACGTCGCGGTAGAAAGCGGCGCCGGTAAACTGGCCAGTTTCGACGACGAGGCTTTTGTTGAGGCCGGGGCAGAGATTGTTAGTGGTAATGACGTGTGGCAGTCAGACGTCATTCTGAAAGTTAACGCGCCGGATGACGATGAGATCCCGTTGCTTAACCCCGGCACGACGCTGATCAGTTTCATCTGGCCTGCGCAAAACCCGCAGCTGATGGAAAAACTGGCGGCGCGTAACATTAACGTGATGGCAATGGACTCGGTGCCGCGTATTTCCCGCGCCCAGTCGCTGGATGCGTTAAGTTCAATGGCTAACATCGCCGGTTATCGTGCGATTGTCGAAGCCGCTCACCAGTTTGGTCGCTTCTTTACCGGGCAGATCACCGCCGCCGGTAAAGTTCCTCCCGCCAAGGTGATGGTTATCGGGGCAGGGGTTGCGGGCCTGGCGGCCATTGGTGCTGCAAACAGTCTCGGCGCGATCGTCCGCGCGTTCGATACCCGTCCGGAAGTTAAAGAACAGGTGCAGAGTATGGGCGCCGAGTTCCTGGAACTGGATTTTAAAGAGGAAGCGGGCAGCGGCGATGGCTATGCCAAAGTCATGTCTGAAGCCTTTATCAAAGCCGAGATGGCGTTGTTTGCCGCCCAGGCGAAAGACGTTGATATCATCGTGACCACGGCGCTGATTCCGGGCAAACCCGCACCGAAGCTGATTACCCGCGAAATGGTTGACTCCATGAAACCTGGCAGCGTGGTGGTCGATTTGGCGTCGCAAAACGGCGGAAACTGTGAATACACCGTATCGGGTCAAGTGGTAACGACCGCTAACGGCGTGAAGATCATCGGCTATACCGACCTGCCGGGCCGTTTACCGACTCAGTCCTCACAGCTGTACGGCACCAACCTCGTCAACCTGCTCAAACTGCTCTGTAAAGAGAAAGACGGCAATGTCGTTATCGATTTTGATGATGTCGTTATCCGCGGCGTTACCGTGGTTCGCGAGGGTGAAGTCACCTGGCCCGCACCGCCCATTCAGGTTTCTGCTCAACCGCAGGCGGCAGCGAAGAAGGTTGAAGCACCAAAAGCTGAGGCGAAACCGAGCTCACCGTTGCGCAAGTACGCGCTGATGGCGCTGGCGATTATCCTTTTTGGCTGGCTGGCAAGCGTGGCGCCGAAAGAGTTCCTGGGCCACTTTACCGTTTTTGCGCTCTCCTGCGTGGTGGGTTACTACGTCGTGTGGAACGTTTCTCATGCGCTGCACACGCCGCTGATGTCGGTGACAAATGCTATTTCAGGCATCATCGTCGTCGGAGCATTACTACAGATAGGCCACGGCGGCTGGGTTAGCTTCCTGAGCTTTATCGCGGTGCTGATCGCCAGCATTAATATTTTTGGTGGTTTCACCGTCACTCAGCGCATGCTGAAAATGTTCCGCAAAGGATAA
- the pntB gene encoding Re/Si-specific NAD(P)(+) transhydrogenase subunit beta, with protein sequence MSGGLVTAAYIVAAILFIFSLAGLSKHETSQQGNYYGVAGMAIALVATILGPDSSNVAWILLAMVIGGAIGIRLAKKVEMTEMPELVAILHSFVGLAAVLVGFNSYLQHETGMEQILVNIHLTEVFLGIFIGAVTFTGSVVAFGKLCGKMSSKPLMLPNRHKLNLAALVVSFLLLVVFVRTDSVGMQVLCLLVMTVIALAFGWHLVASIGGADMPVVVSMLNSYSGWAAAAAGFMLSNDLLIVTGALVGSSGAILSYIMCKAMNRSFFSVIAGGFGTDGTAASGDEEVGEHREISAEETAEMLKESHSVIITPGYGMAVAQAQYPVAEITERLRARGIKVRFGIHPVAGRLPGHMNVLLAEAKVPYDVVLEMDEINDDFSDTDTVLVIGANDTVNPAALDDPNSPIAGMPVLEVWKAQNVIVFKRSMNTGYAGVQNPLFFKENTHMLFGDAKASVDAILKSL encoded by the coding sequence ATGTCTGGTGGATTAGTTACAGCTGCATACATTGTTGCCGCGATCCTGTTTATTTTTAGCCTGGCAGGCCTGTCTAAACACGAAACCTCTCAGCAGGGCAACTACTACGGTGTTGCCGGGATGGCGATTGCGCTGGTGGCGACCATTTTGGGGCCGGACAGCAGCAACGTCGCGTGGATCCTGCTGGCGATGGTTATCGGTGGCGCCATTGGTATTCGTCTGGCGAAGAAAGTTGAAATGACCGAAATGCCGGAGCTGGTAGCGATTCTGCACAGCTTCGTAGGTCTGGCGGCGGTGCTGGTAGGCTTTAACAGCTACCTGCAGCATGAAACCGGCATGGAACAAATTCTGGTCAATATTCATCTGACCGAAGTGTTCCTCGGCATCTTCATCGGTGCGGTGACCTTTACCGGTTCCGTTGTCGCGTTCGGCAAACTGTGCGGCAAGATGTCCTCCAAACCGCTGATGCTGCCGAATCGCCACAAGCTGAACCTGGCGGCGCTGGTGGTTTCTTTCCTGCTTCTGGTGGTGTTTGTTCGTACCGACAGCGTAGGCATGCAGGTTCTGTGCCTGCTGGTGATGACCGTTATCGCGCTGGCATTTGGCTGGCACCTGGTGGCCTCTATCGGCGGTGCGGATATGCCGGTCGTGGTTTCAATGCTGAACTCCTACTCCGGTTGGGCGGCAGCGGCGGCGGGCTTTATGCTCAGCAACGACCTGCTGATTGTAACCGGTGCGCTGGTCGGTTCTTCCGGTGCGATTCTGTCTTACATCATGTGTAAGGCGATGAACCGTTCGTTCTTCAGCGTGATCGCAGGTGGTTTCGGTACCGATGGTACGGCTGCCAGTGGTGATGAAGAAGTGGGCGAACATCGCGAAATCAGTGCTGAAGAAACGGCAGAAATGCTGAAAGAGTCGCACTCGGTGATCATCACCCCAGGCTACGGCATGGCGGTAGCGCAGGCACAGTATCCGGTAGCGGAAATCACTGAGAGACTGCGCGCGCGCGGTATCAAAGTGCGCTTTGGTATTCACCCGGTTGCCGGGCGTTTGCCAGGTCACATGAACGTGCTGCTGGCTGAAGCGAAAGTGCCTTACGACGTGGTGCTGGAGATGGATGAAATCAATGATGACTTCTCCGATACCGACACCGTGCTGGTTATCGGCGCGAACGACACCGTTAACCCGGCCGCGCTGGACGATCCAAACAGCCCGATCGCCGGTATGCCGGTGCTGGAAGTGTGGAAAGCGCAGAATGTGATTGTCTTTAAACGTTCGATGAACACCGGCTACGCTGGCGTACAGAACCCGCTATTCTTTAAAGAAAACACCCACATGCTGTTTGGTGATGCCAAAGCCAGCGTCGATGCAATTCTCAAATCTTTGTAA
- a CDS encoding YdiH family protein, with amino-acid sequence MDTELTPTQLAIEFLRRDPAVLTPAQYLKKLKLLELEFADLMALSSMELKEEIDHAWRLGIH; translated from the coding sequence ATGGATACCGAGTTAACCCCCACGCAATTGGCCATCGAATTTCTGCGTCGTGACCCCGCCGTTTTAACCCCTGCGCAGTACCTGAAAAAGCTAAAACTGCTGGAGCTGGAGTTTGCCGACTTAATGGCGCTCTCATCCATGGAGCTTAAAGAAGAGATCGATCACGCCTGGCGTTTAGGTATCCACTAA
- the uspE gene encoding universal stress protein UspE, protein MAKYQNMLVVIDPNQDDQPALRRAVYLHQRIGGRIKAFLPIYDFSYEMTTLLSPDERTAMRQGVISQRSAWIREQAKFYIDSGVPIDIKVVWHNRPFEAIIQEIISDKHDLVLKMAHQHDRLEAVIFTPTDWHLLRKCPCPVWMVKDQPWPEGGKALVAVNLASEENYHNALNEKLVRETIELAEQVNHTEVHLVGAYPVTPINIAIELPDFDPSIYNDAIRGQHLLAMKALRQKFSIDESRTHVEKGLPEEVIPDLSEHLQAGIVVLGTIGRTGLSAAFLGNTAEQVIDHLRCDLLALKPDQYQTPVELDDDEDD, encoded by the coding sequence ATGGCAAAGTATCAGAACATGCTGGTAGTAATTGACCCCAATCAGGACGACCAGCCTGCATTGCGGCGTGCGGTGTATCTGCACCAAAGGATTGGTGGACGCATCAAAGCCTTTTTGCCGATCTATGATTTTTCCTATGAGATGACCACCCTGCTGTCCCCTGATGAACGCACGGCCATGCGCCAGGGCGTTATCAGCCAGCGTAGCGCCTGGATCCGCGAGCAGGCCAAATTTTATATTGATTCCGGTGTTCCCATCGACATCAAAGTGGTGTGGCACAACCGTCCCTTTGAGGCCATTATTCAGGAAATCATCAGCGATAAGCATGATTTAGTCCTGAAGATGGCGCACCAGCACGACCGGCTGGAAGCGGTCATTTTCACCCCGACAGACTGGCATCTGCTGCGCAAATGTCCATGTCCGGTGTGGATGGTCAAAGATCAGCCATGGCCGGAAGGCGGTAAAGCGCTGGTGGCGGTCAACCTCGCCAGCGAAGAGAATTACCACAACGCGCTCAATGAGAAGCTGGTAAGAGAAACGATTGAACTGGCGGAACAGGTTAACCATACCGAGGTCCATCTGGTGGGTGCTTATCCGGTAACGCCAATCAATATCGCGATTGAACTGCCTGATTTTGACCCCAGTATCTATAACGACGCCATTCGCGGTCAGCATCTGCTGGCGATGAAAGCGTTACGCCAGAAATTCAGCATTGATGAAAGCCGTACCCACGTTGAGAAAGGTCTACCTGAAGAGGTGATTCCCGACCTGTCTGAACATCTGCAGGCGGGGATTGTGGTGCTGGGTACCATCGGGCGTACCGGGTTATCGGCGGCCTTCCTCGGCAATACAGCCGAACAGGTTATCGATCACCTGCGCTGCGACCTGTTGGCATTGAAACCGGATCAGTACCAGACGCCGGTTGAACTGGATGACGACGAAGACGATTAG
- the fnr gene encoding fumarate/nitrate reduction transcriptional regulator Fnr: protein MIPEKRIIRRIQSGGCAIHCQDCSISQLCIPFTLNEHELDQLDNIIERKKPIQKGQTLFKAGDELKSLYAIRSGTIKSYTITEQGDEQITGFHLAGDLVGFDAIGTGHHPSFAQALETSMVCEIPFETLDDLSGKMPNLRQQMMRLMSGEIKGDQDMILLLSKKNAEERLAAFIYNLSRRFAQRGFSPREFRLTMTRGDIGNYLGLTVETISRLLGRFQKSGMLAVKGKYITIENSDLLAQLAGQARNVA, encoded by the coding sequence ATGATCCCGGAAAAGCGAATTATACGACGCATTCAGTCTGGCGGTTGTGCAATCCATTGCCAGGATTGCAGCATCAGCCAGCTTTGCATCCCTTTTACTCTGAACGAGCATGAGCTTGATCAGCTTGATAACATCATCGAGCGGAAAAAGCCTATCCAGAAAGGACAGACCTTGTTCAAAGCCGGTGATGAGCTGAAATCGCTGTATGCAATTCGTTCTGGCACAATCAAGAGTTACACCATCACTGAACAGGGTGATGAGCAAATTACCGGTTTTCACCTGGCGGGCGATCTGGTGGGTTTTGACGCCATCGGCACCGGCCACCACCCGAGCTTTGCTCAGGCGCTGGAAACCTCAATGGTCTGCGAAATTCCTTTCGAAACCCTGGACGATCTTTCCGGCAAAATGCCGAATCTGCGCCAGCAGATGATGCGTCTGATGAGCGGCGAAATCAAAGGCGATCAGGACATGATCCTGTTGCTTTCCAAAAAGAACGCAGAAGAGCGCCTGGCGGCCTTTATCTATAATCTCTCCCGTCGCTTCGCTCAACGTGGTTTCTCCCCGCGTGAGTTCCGTCTGACCATGACCCGTGGCGATATCGGTAACTATCTGGGTCTGACGGTGGAAACCATTAGCCGCCTGCTGGGGCGTTTCCAGAAAAGCGGTATGCTGGCGGTCAAAGGCAAATATATCACCATCGAAAATAGCGACCTGCTGGCACAACTTGCCGGTCAGGCCCGCAACGTCGCCTGA
- the ogt gene encoding methylated-DNA--[protein]-cysteine S-methyltransferase yields the protein MLTLLQDKIDTPMGPLWIICDEQYQLRAVEWEEHSDRMEQLLDLHYRREGYQCVAAANPGDLSRKLADYFAGDLSIIDTLPTATAGTPFQREVWKALRTIPCGQVMHYGQLAETLGRPGAARAVGAANGSNPVSIVVPCHRVIGRNGTMTGYAGGVQRKEWLLRHEGYLLL from the coding sequence ATGCTGACGCTGCTGCAGGACAAAATCGATACCCCAATGGGGCCGCTGTGGATTATTTGCGACGAGCAATATCAACTACGCGCCGTGGAGTGGGAAGAGCATAGCGATCGCATGGAGCAACTGCTGGATCTGCACTATCGCCGCGAAGGTTACCAGTGCGTTGCCGCCGCAAATCCGGGTGATTTAAGCCGTAAGCTCGCCGACTATTTTGCAGGCGATTTGAGCATTATCGACACCCTTCCTACCGCTACCGCAGGCACGCCGTTTCAACGCGAAGTCTGGAAAGCGCTGCGCACCATACCCTGCGGTCAGGTCATGCACTACGGCCAGCTCGCGGAAACGCTGGGCCGGCCTGGCGCTGCGCGCGCGGTCGGTGCCGCGAACGGATCTAACCCAGTCAGTATTGTGGTGCCCTGCCATCGCGTTATCGGGCGCAACGGCACCATGACCGGATACGCTGGCGGCGTACAACGAAAAGAGTGGTTATTGCGCCACGAGGGGTATTTGCTTCTTTGA
- the smrA gene encoding DNA endonuclease SmrA, producing MNLDDKSLFLGAMEDVQPLKRNNDVHWHPERNARPVQRVDTLQLDNCLTTGYLDIVPLATALEFKREGLQSGVLDKLRRGKYSQQASLNLLRQPVEQCRQLLFAFVIQAQKEGLRNLLIVHGKGRDDNAHANIIRSYLARWLVELPEVQAFCTALGHHGGSGACYVALRKSAEAKQENWERHAKRSR from the coding sequence ATGAATCTTGACGACAAATCCCTATTTCTTGGCGCTATGGAGGACGTACAGCCTCTGAAGCGCAATAACGACGTTCACTGGCATCCCGAGCGTAACGCTCGCCCCGTACAACGGGTAGACACCCTGCAGCTTGATAACTGTCTCACCACCGGCTATCTCGATATTGTGCCGCTAGCCACCGCGCTGGAGTTTAAGCGCGAAGGGCTGCAATCCGGGGTGCTGGATAAACTGCGACGCGGCAAATACAGCCAGCAGGCGAGCCTGAATCTACTGCGTCAGCCGGTTGAACAGTGCCGACAACTGCTGTTCGCCTTTGTGATTCAGGCGCAGAAGGAGGGGCTGCGCAATTTGCTGATCGTTCATGGCAAAGGGCGCGATGATAATGCTCACGCCAATATCATTCGTAGTTACCTGGCGCGCTGGCTGGTGGAACTGCCGGAGGTTCAGGCCTTTTGTACCGCGTTAGGGCACCACGGCGGCAGCGGCGCGTGCTACGTCGCTCTGCGCAAATCTGCCGAGGCAAAACAGGAAAACTGGGAGCGCCACGCTAAACGCAGCCGCTAG
- a CDS encoding IclR family transcriptional regulator domain-containing protein: MEKHPDDLLTGDSDPFKGDPNFMASLARGLEVIQAFTPQRPLLSISQISQKTGIPRAAVRRCLYTLSKLGFVYAEDGKNFQLRPRILALGHAWLASTPLARSAQPVLKHLSEMLNESCSIATLDGDDILYIARASSSRIMTIDLDIGSRLPAWATSMGRVLLSHQPEEKLNDMLGRVTMIRYTPQTVDSVAKLRAELKRVHQQGYALNDQELEMGLRSLAVPLFNPQGQIQAALNVGVHAGQVSTREMLERVLPELQKAARELTLLMR, translated from the coding sequence ATGGAGAAACATCCAGACGATTTACTGACGGGCGATAGCGATCCGTTTAAGGGCGATCCGAACTTTATGGCTTCGTTGGCGCGCGGGCTGGAAGTGATTCAGGCCTTCACCCCACAGCGCCCACTGCTGTCCATCTCGCAAATCAGCCAGAAGACCGGTATTCCGCGTGCGGCGGTGCGTCGCTGCCTGTATACCCTGAGCAAATTAGGCTTTGTTTACGCCGAGGATGGCAAAAATTTCCAGCTGCGCCCGAGGATTCTGGCTCTGGGGCACGCCTGGCTGGCCTCCACGCCGCTGGCGCGATCCGCGCAGCCGGTACTGAAGCATTTAAGCGAAATGCTTAATGAGTCCTGCTCTATCGCGACACTTGATGGCGACGACATTCTCTATATTGCCCGCGCTTCCAGTTCACGAATTATGACCATCGATTTGGATATTGGCAGCCGCTTGCCCGCCTGGGCGACCTCGATGGGACGGGTGCTGTTGAGTCATCAACCGGAAGAGAAGCTCAACGATATGCTAGGCCGGGTAACGATGATTCGCTATACCCCGCAAACCGTCGATTCGGTAGCGAAACTGCGTGCTGAACTTAAACGCGTTCATCAACAAGGCTACGCGCTTAACGATCAGGAGCTGGAAATGGGGCTACGCTCGCTGGCGGTGCCACTGTTTAACCCGCAGGGGCAAATTCAGGCGGCGCTTAACGTCGGCGTTCATGCCGGGCAGGTTTCAACGCGTGAGATGCTGGAAAGAGTTTTGCCCGAGCTGCAAAAAGCGGCCCGGGAGCTGACGTTACTGATGCGCTAG
- a CDS encoding 3-oxoacid CoA-transferase subunit A, with the protein MIDKSVSTLSDAIAGIHDGATIMIGGFGPAGQPTYLIDALIEQGARDLTIINNNAGNGEVGLAALLKAGRVRKMICSFPRQVDSQIFDDLYRRGKVELELVPQGNLAARIQAAGAGLGAVFTPTGYGTPLAEGKETREIDGRHYVLEYPIKADFALIKAHQGDRWGNLVYRKAARNFGPIMATAAQTTIVEVSQLVALGELDPESVITPGIFVQRVYSLENLIAAKSA; encoded by the coding sequence ATGATTGATAAAAGCGTGTCGACGCTAAGTGATGCCATCGCTGGGATCCACGACGGGGCGACCATTATGATTGGCGGTTTTGGCCCCGCCGGTCAGCCGACGTATCTGATAGATGCTCTGATAGAACAGGGGGCTCGTGATTTAACCATCATTAACAATAACGCGGGTAACGGTGAAGTGGGCCTCGCGGCGTTACTGAAAGCCGGGCGGGTGCGCAAGATGATTTGCTCGTTCCCGCGCCAGGTGGATTCACAGATTTTTGATGATCTCTATCGCCGCGGCAAAGTGGAGCTGGAGCTGGTGCCGCAGGGAAATCTTGCGGCACGCATTCAGGCGGCAGGCGCGGGTCTCGGTGCGGTATTTACTCCTACGGGTTACGGTACGCCGTTGGCGGAGGGTAAAGAGACCCGCGAGATCGACGGCCGTCATTACGTTCTTGAATATCCCATCAAAGCAGATTTCGCGTTGATTAAAGCCCATCAGGGCGATCGCTGGGGCAACCTGGTTTATCGCAAAGCGGCGCGCAACTTCGGCCCGATCATGGCGACCGCCGCTCAAACCACCATTGTGGAAGTCTCGCAACTGGTCGCCCTGGGTGAGCTCGATCCGGAAAGCGTTATTACGCCGGGCATTTTTGTCCAGCGCGTCTATTCCCTGGAAAACCTGATTGCTGCCAAAAGCGCCTGA
- a CDS encoding 3-oxoacid CoA-transferase subunit B, producing MQKLTRDEMAQRVARDIPEGAYVNLGIGLPTRIANYLPADKEVFLHSENGLLGMGPKPQPGEEDSELINAGKEYVTLLQGGCYFHHGDSFAMMRGGHLDICVLGAYQVSARGDLANWSTGAPDAIPAVGGAMDLAIGARQVFVMMDHLTRDGECKLVEHCTYPLTGVGCVSRIYTDLAVIDISENGPVVREIFNGLSFEELQRITPVTLTFEQLAESA from the coding sequence ATGCAAAAACTGACTCGCGATGAGATGGCCCAGCGCGTGGCCCGCGATATACCCGAAGGTGCTTACGTCAACCTGGGGATCGGTTTACCGACCCGTATTGCTAACTATCTTCCGGCGGATAAAGAAGTGTTCCTGCACAGCGAAAACGGCCTGCTTGGGATGGGGCCGAAACCGCAGCCGGGGGAAGAGGACTCAGAGTTGATTAACGCCGGGAAAGAGTATGTGACCCTGCTTCAGGGCGGTTGTTATTTCCACCATGGTGACTCCTTCGCCATGATGCGCGGAGGCCACCTGGATATCTGCGTCCTTGGAGCCTATCAGGTCTCTGCCCGCGGCGATCTGGCGAACTGGAGCACCGGGGCGCCCGATGCCATTCCCGCCGTCGGTGGCGCGATGGATCTGGCTATCGGCGCGCGTCAGGTCTTCGTGATGATGGATCACCTGACTCGCGATGGCGAATGCAAACTGGTCGAACACTGCACCTATCCGCTGACCGGCGTTGGCTGCGTCAGCCGCATCTATACCGATCTGGCGGTGATCGATATCAGTGAGAACGGCCCGGTGGTGCGGGAAATCTTTAACGGCCTCTCTTTTGAAGAACTGCAGCGCATCACTCCGGTGACGCTGACTTTCGAGCAACTGGCGGAAAGCGCGTAA
- the pcaF gene encoding 3-oxoadipyl-CoA thiolase — protein sequence MNQAFICDAVRTPFGRFGGTLATMRADDLAALPLKALLERNPGLDPARIDDVIYGCANQAGEDNRNVARMALLLAGLPESVPGSTVNRLCGSSLDAIGIAARAIKSGETQLMIAGGVESMSRAPFVMGKAEIAFSRTMKMEDTTIGWRFINSQMKALYGVDSMPETAENVAGDFAVSRADQDAFALRSQLRTAAAQEAGRFADELIAVSVPQRKGEALLFTQDEHPRSTSAEVLAKLRGVVRADGTVTAGNASGVNDGACALLLASEQALTANDLQPLARVVGVATAGVAPRIMGFGPAPAVRKVLAQTGLTLGQMDVIELNEAFAAQALAVTRDLGLPDDAAHVNPNGGAIALGHPLGASGGRLAMTAAYQLRRTGGRYALCTMCIGVGQGIALIIERV from the coding sequence ATGAATCAGGCATTTATCTGCGATGCGGTGCGTACGCCGTTCGGTCGTTTTGGTGGTACGCTGGCGACAATGCGCGCTGACGATCTGGCGGCGCTGCCGCTAAAAGCGCTGCTGGAACGTAACCCAGGCCTTGATCCAGCGCGTATTGATGATGTGATTTATGGCTGCGCTAACCAGGCTGGCGAAGATAACCGCAACGTCGCCCGTATGGCGCTGCTGCTGGCCGGACTGCCGGAAAGCGTGCCGGGCAGCACCGTCAACCGCCTGTGTGGTTCCAGCCTTGATGCGATCGGCATCGCAGCGCGTGCGATTAAAAGCGGCGAAACTCAACTGATGATTGCCGGTGGTGTGGAAAGCATGTCGCGCGCGCCGTTTGTGATGGGTAAGGCGGAAATCGCCTTTAGCCGCACAATGAAGATGGAAGATACCACTATTGGCTGGCGCTTTATCAACTCGCAGATGAAAGCGCTGTATGGCGTTGATTCAATGCCGGAAACTGCCGAAAACGTGGCGGGTGATTTTGCCGTTTCGCGTGCAGATCAGGATGCATTTGCGCTGCGTAGCCAACTGCGCACCGCGGCGGCGCAAGAGGCTGGGCGCTTTGCCGACGAGCTGATCGCCGTTTCGGTCCCGCAGCGAAAGGGTGAAGCGCTGCTATTTACCCAGGATGAACACCCGCGCAGCACTAGCGCAGAGGTGCTGGCGAAACTACGCGGCGTGGTCCGTGCTGACGGCACGGTCACGGCGGGTAACGCCTCCGGGGTTAACGACGGTGCCTGCGCGCTATTGCTCGCCAGCGAGCAGGCGCTTACGGCGAATGATTTGCAACCGCTAGCCCGGGTGGTCGGCGTGGCGACGGCGGGGGTTGCGCCGCGCATTATGGGATTTGGCCCGGCACCGGCGGTGCGCAAGGTTCTGGCGCAAACCGGCCTGACCCTTGGACAAATGGACGTCATTGAGCTGAATGAAGCTTTCGCCGCCCAGGCGCTGGCGGTGACGCGCGATCTGGGGTTGCCTGACGATGCCGCGCACGTAAACCCGAACGGCGGCGCGATTGCGCTGGGCCATCCGCTGGGGGCCTCAGGTGGGCGTCTGGCGATGACTGCGGCGTATCAGCTGCGGCGGACTGGCGGGCGCTATGCGTTGTGCACTATGTGTATCGGCGTCGGTCAGGGGATCGCGCTGATTATTGAACGCGTTTAA